One Diceros bicornis minor isolate mBicDic1 chromosome 26, mDicBic1.mat.cur, whole genome shotgun sequence DNA segment encodes these proteins:
- the AHSP gene encoding alpha-hemoglobin-stabilizing protein translates to MALLQANKDLIATGIKEFNVLLNQQVFSDPPISEEAMVTVLDDWVNFYINYYKEQMVGEQQEQDRALQELRQELNTLSAPFLAKYKAFLKSL, encoded by the exons AGGATCTCATTGCCACAGGAATTAAGGAATTTAATGTTCTGCTGAATCAGCAG gtctTCTCTGATCCTCCTATCTCTGAAGAAGCCATGGTGACTGTGCTGGATGACTGGGTGAACTTCTACATCAACTATTACAAGGAGCAGATGGTGGGGGAGCAGCAGGAGCAGGACAGGGCTCTGCAGGAACTTCGGCAAGAGCTGAATACTCTGTCTGCCCCTTTCCTGGCCAAATATAAGGCATTCCTGAAGTCCTTGTGA